The sequence below is a genomic window from Mycobacterium sp. ITM-2016-00316.
CAGGGCATCCATGCTGTCCTTTCGGCGCCGACCCTTTCCGCGCGGCTGCATTGTCGCACCCGGCGCGCTGTCCGCGCGCCGGGTGCGGCGCGGAATGGGGGCTACCCGGTAGTGCGGCCTGCGGGAAAACGGCGCCGGCGTTGCCGGGCAGCGTCGTCGACAGCGGGCGCCCGGCAGAGCAGGCTTGGACCCATCGAGTCGCCGAGTCCAGCCGAGGAGCACATCATGACCGCAGCACCCGCCCGCAGCCCGCACGCCATCTCCCTGATCGGCAGTGACGATGTCGAACAGTCCGATCTCGGCTCCATCCACCGGATCACCGCGGACAACTTCCCGATCCTGCGCGGGCTGTCGATGAAACGACTGGTGCTCAACCCGGGTGCGATGCGGACACCGCACTGGCACGCCAACGCCAACGAACTGACCTACTGCGTGTCCGGCACCGCGTTGGTTTCAATCCTCGACGACCACAGCCGGTTCTCCACGTTCGTGCTCACCGCCGGGCAGATGTTCCACGCGAATTCCGGTTCGCTGCACCATATCGAGAACATCGGCACCGATGTGGCCGAGTTCATCGTCGCGTTCCGCAGTGAACGCCCCGAGGACTTCGGCTTCGGCGCGACGCTCGGCGCGTTCAGCGACGCGGTGCTGGGCAACACCTACGATCTGCCGGCCTCCGATATGGCCAAGATCCGCCGCGACAGGACCGACCGCAGACTCGCCGCCCGCACCGGCGATCCCGAGATCCCGGCGACCGCGTACTTCAGCGATCCGCACAAGTTCGATATCGAGGCCCAGCCGCCCGGCCTCAACTACGTCAGCGGTACCGCGCGCTTCGCCCGCGACCAGTTCTGGCCCATCTTGAAGGACCTCTCGATGTACTCGCTGCGGGTCAACGACGACGGGATGCGGGAACCGCACTGGCACCCGGTGACCGCCGAGATGGGCTACGTCCAGCACGGCGACGCCCGCATGACGATCATGAATCCCGATGGCACGCTTGACACCTGGAACCTGACCACCGGGGACATGTACTTCATTCCGCGCGCCTACCCGCATCACATCGAGAACATCGGCAACGATCAGTGGCATTTCCTGATCTTCTTCGACCAGCCTTCGCCTGCCGATATCGGCTACCGCGCCTCGGCGAGCGCCTACTCGCGGCAGGTGCTCGCCGCCGCCTTCGACACTCACATCGACGATCTGCCCGAGTTCCCGTTCACCCCGGCCGATCCGCTGATCGTGTCGCGCTGCAACCCCGTCGACACCGACGCCGTCGAACCGTGACATCCGCCGTCGGGCGGCCGGTCGATCGCATCGAGGGCCGCGACAAGGTCACCGGGGCGGCTCGCTACGCCGCCGACACGGTGATCGACGGAGTCGTGCACGGCGTGCTGGTGCAGTCCACCATCGCGAAGGGACACGTCACTGCCGACTCCATGACGGCGGCCGCCGCCACGGCAGCGGCAGCGCCGGGTGTGCTGCACGTGCTGACGCCTCTGAATTGCCCACCGCTGCAAGTTCTTCCGGTGGACATGACCTGGGACCTGCCGCTGGAACGCCGCCCCCCGCTCTCGGATCTGACCGTGCAGCACGTCGGGCAGCACCTCGCGGTCGTCATCGCAGAAACCCCGGAGCAGGCCGCCGATGCGGCCTCGCTGATGTGCTTGGACTACGTGCACGAACCCGCCCAGCTGAGCGCCGCGGACGTGCTGGGCGCCCCGGTGCCCGCCGACGAGAAGGACGGCCAGATCCGTTACGGCACTTACCGGCCCGACCATTTCGTGAAGCTGGACGAGGAAAAGCTGCAGGACAGCCGAGGGGCCGCAGACGAACCCGATGGCATCCGGGTCGCGGCTCGGTTCACCACACCCATCAACGCGCACTATCCAATCGAACTGTCGGCGACCGTCGCCCACTGGGACGGCGACATGCTGACCGTGCATGACAGCACCCGCTGGATCACCGGCGAAAGACGTGCGCTGGCCGCCTATCTGGGTATTGACGAGGACCAGGTGCGGATACTGTCCCCGCTGGTCGGCGGCGCGTTCGGGTCGAAGAGCTTCCTGTGGATGCATGTGGTGCTGTGCGCGGTGGCCGCCAGGCAGGTCGGCAGGCCGGTGAAACTGATGCTGACCCGCAACCAGATGTTCAGCTCGACCGGGCACCGGCCGCGCACCGAACAGCAGGTGGCGCTGGTGGCCGATGCCGGCGGCAGCCTGCTGAGCACCGAACAGCACACCCTCACCGAGACGTCCACGGTGGCGCATTTCTGCGAACCGGTCGGACTGACGGCCCGCTTCCTCTACGCGTCCCCGCGGATGGTGGTCTCCCATACGGTCGCCCGGATCAACGCACCCACACCGTGTTTCATGCGCGGTCCGGGGGAGGCGCCGGGCATGTTCGCCCTCGAAGTGGCGATGGACGAACTCGCCGAGGCCACCGTAACCGACCCCGTGACACTGCGGCTGCACAACGACCCGGCCTGCGACCAGCCCAGCGGCCGGGCCTGGTCGGGCAAGCACCTGCGGGACTGCTATCTGCAGGGCGCCGAGCGGTTCGGCTGGTCGCAGCGGCCCGCCGCACCACGCACGATGCGGCGCAACGGGATCCAGGTCGGGTGGGGGATGGCGACCGCCAGCTATCCCGGGCGCCGGATGGCTTCCGGGTGCCGGGTGGTCACCACCGCCGACGGGCAGATCCGGTTCGCCGCGGCCACCCACGAGATCGGCACCGGTGTGCGCACCGTCATGGCGCAGGTCGGCGCCGATGCCACCGGGATGCCGCTGGAGGCGGTGACGTTCGAATCCGGTGACTCGCTGTTCCCCGACGCGCCCTACAGCGGTGCCTCGCA
It includes:
- a CDS encoding xanthine dehydrogenase family protein molybdopterin-binding subunit, with protein sequence MTSAVGRPVDRIEGRDKVTGAARYAADTVIDGVVHGVLVQSTIAKGHVTADSMTAAAATAAAAPGVLHVLTPLNCPPLQVLPVDMTWDLPLERRPPLSDLTVQHVGQHLAVVIAETPEQAADAASLMCLDYVHEPAQLSAADVLGAPVPADEKDGQIRYGTYRPDHFVKLDEEKLQDSRGAADEPDGIRVAARFTTPINAHYPIELSATVAHWDGDMLTVHDSTRWITGERRALAAYLGIDEDQVRILSPLVGGAFGSKSFLWMHVVLCAVAARQVGRPVKLMLTRNQMFSSTGHRPRTEQQVALVADAGGSLLSTEQHTLTETSTVAHFCEPVGLTARFLYASPRMVVSHTVARINAPTPCFMRGPGEAPGMFALEVAMDELAEATVTDPVTLRLHNDPACDQPSGRAWSGKHLRDCYLQGAERFGWSQRPAAPRTMRRNGIQVGWGMATASYPGRRMASGCRVVTTADGQIRFAAATHEIGTGVRTVMAQVGADATGMPLEAVTFESGDSLFPDAPYSGASQTTATVGSAVALAGRQWRQRVGRTLTSAAELRDVLRAEPELCERLTFTVTSGGPDETGPLSQSFGAHFCEVEVDEEIGRVAVTRWTAVMDCGRVLNPKLAANQVMGGINFGLGMALLEQVPYDERTGQLIGEYYLPTHADRPDFDITFIDVPDFGLDPIGVRGIGEIGTCGVPAAIANAVYHATGKRLRDLPITLESLLQPFEPEPTS
- a CDS encoding cupin domain-containing protein; the encoded protein is MTAAPARSPHAISLIGSDDVEQSDLGSIHRITADNFPILRGLSMKRLVLNPGAMRTPHWHANANELTYCVSGTALVSILDDHSRFSTFVLTAGQMFHANSGSLHHIENIGTDVAEFIVAFRSERPEDFGFGATLGAFSDAVLGNTYDLPASDMAKIRRDRTDRRLAARTGDPEIPATAYFSDPHKFDIEAQPPGLNYVSGTARFARDQFWPILKDLSMYSLRVNDDGMREPHWHPVTAEMGYVQHGDARMTIMNPDGTLDTWNLTTGDMYFIPRAYPHHIENIGNDQWHFLIFFDQPSPADIGYRASASAYSRQVLAAAFDTHIDDLPEFPFTPADPLIVSRCNPVDTDAVEP